One part of the Mariniblastus fucicola genome encodes these proteins:
- a CDS encoding sulfatase-like hydrolase/transferase: protein MHLSAFVRLLVLAMLCSGTTSAALAQLPDYAQPNIVLINLDDADSELLSRENIELNYPNLARIAATATHFRNAHSTTPFCAPSRAALFTGKYAFSNGCKVNSGFSTLSNGFDGGYTTFKERGHHNNELGVWMKEAGYHTIHVGKYHHGEFDNVVPPGWDQFSVTKGNLYYNTSIFTNIDQTAPKAFQAGEDVYVANLNESQAASALNGHIYSNFNQPFFLSLAPLAPHLPGGNVVEAMVETKYLDYGGDLTQPMDSPDFDELDFSDKPSHLQRPRLFTSEIAFNQRSYAARLRAIKSVDDMVGTVVDQIRIAGKLDNTIFIVTSDNGYSLGHHRLTAKIDPFNRSTNVPLFIQLPESQSERISDHLIAQLDLCPTILELADAKVPAGLDGESFYPLISRPEYFGERSWRRSIMIENWADKNTVTGRVPMSYVAERFFDAIHVSWANGEKEFYDLASDPYQLENVYDSLDELQQQELASSLRDFRKPAEPLLTLLTPESGAVIDGSEPVKFSGFAEDNSTVLMTRLVVKSFRTQRFFNGDNWQDEPTSMLVFPNAEGSPISSWSTDLDLFTEVTNDIDFLISYAKPIDDDRVEGDWQLSVNMMEDRSVFARFNPILFKKAYQRNKNIRLNGFMGKHPNAKTNVVVYRVDSKTFFNGSEFQSDPAVLPCENLANNRWARNLVLPAGEYRCYLRSFVPGTRKVQSRASVLTIIVE from the coding sequence TTCCGTAACGCTCATAGCACGACTCCGTTTTGCGCTCCCAGCCGCGCGGCATTGTTTACGGGCAAGTACGCGTTCAGCAACGGCTGTAAAGTGAACAGCGGATTCTCAACACTGAGCAACGGATTCGACGGTGGCTACACGACGTTCAAAGAACGCGGGCACCACAATAATGAGCTGGGAGTTTGGATGAAAGAGGCGGGTTACCATACGATTCACGTCGGAAAGTACCACCACGGCGAATTTGACAACGTCGTCCCCCCGGGCTGGGATCAGTTCTCGGTCACCAAAGGAAATCTGTATTACAACACGTCGATTTTCACGAACATTGATCAAACTGCGCCAAAGGCATTTCAAGCGGGCGAAGATGTCTATGTCGCGAACCTCAACGAGAGCCAGGCCGCTTCGGCGCTGAACGGCCATATCTACAGCAACTTCAACCAGCCATTTTTCCTTTCACTGGCGCCACTGGCTCCGCATTTGCCGGGCGGGAACGTGGTCGAAGCGATGGTCGAAACAAAGTACCTCGACTACGGCGGCGACCTGACACAGCCGATGGATTCACCCGACTTTGATGAACTGGACTTCAGCGACAAACCATCGCATTTGCAACGCCCGCGGCTTTTCACCAGCGAAATCGCGTTCAACCAGCGCTCTTATGCCGCCAGACTTCGGGCGATCAAATCTGTTGATGACATGGTCGGAACGGTCGTCGATCAGATCAGGATTGCCGGCAAACTCGACAATACGATCTTCATTGTGACCAGCGACAATGGGTACTCACTGGGACACCATCGCTTGACCGCCAAGATTGACCCGTTCAATCGAAGCACGAACGTTCCGTTGTTCATTCAACTGCCAGAGAGCCAATCGGAACGAATCAGCGATCATCTGATTGCTCAACTTGATCTGTGCCCGACGATTCTGGAGTTGGCGGATGCGAAAGTCCCGGCTGGACTGGATGGAGAATCTTTCTATCCGTTGATTTCGCGACCGGAATATTTTGGCGAACGCTCTTGGCGCCGATCGATCATGATCGAGAACTGGGCGGACAAGAATACTGTGACTGGCAGAGTTCCGATGTCTTACGTGGCAGAACGATTCTTTGACGCGATTCACGTTTCCTGGGCCAACGGCGAAAAAGAATTTTACGATCTGGCGAGCGATCCTTATCAGCTGGAAAACGTCTACGATTCGCTGGACGAACTGCAACAGCAGGAGTTGGCTTCGTCGCTGAGAGATTTCCGCAAGCCTGCTGAGCCTTTGTTGACGTTGCTGACGCCGGAATCGGGCGCGGTTATCGACGGTTCTGAACCGGTGAAGTTCAGCGGATTCGCGGAGGACAATTCGACGGTCCTGATGACGCGTCTGGTTGTTAAGAGCTTTCGTACTCAACGCTTTTTCAACGGAGACAACTGGCAGGACGAACCAACCAGCATGCTTGTGTTTCCCAATGCTGAAGGAAGCCCGATTTCTTCGTGGAGTACCGACTTGGATCTGTTCACGGAAGTGACGAACGACATCGATTTCTTGATCAGCTATGCAAAACCGATCGACGATGATCGCGTCGAAGGCGATTGGCAACTGAGCGTCAACATGATGGAAGACCGATCGGTGTTCGCCAGATTCAATCCGATTTTGTTCAAGAAGGCGTACCAACGTAACAAGAACATCCGGCTCAACGGATTCATGGGAAAGCATCCAAACGCAAAAACAAACGTTGTCGTCTATCGCGTGGACTCAAAAACGTTTTTCAACGGTTCTGAATTTCAATCAGATCCGGCTGTGCTTCCTTGTGAGAATCTGGCAAACAATCGATGGGCGCGAAATCTCGTGCTGCCAGCCGGCGAATACCGCTGCTATCTTCGATCGTTTGTGCCAGGCACGAGAAAAGTCCAGTCCAGGGCTTCGGTCCTCACCATCATCGTTGAGTAG